The DNA window CTCTGGCACGAGCTGGGGCAGATCTGTCAGGAGAAGCTGCAGGACGCGAAGGGGGCGATCGTGGCCTTCGAGGTGGCGGCCAAGATCGATCCGACGAACGTCCACCGGCTCGAGACGCTGGCGCGGCTCTACGCCACGGCCGGCCCCGAGGCGTACGCCAAGGCGGTGCAGGTCAATCAGCGGCTGCTGCGGCACAACCCGATGCGCCTCGAGGCGTACCGGGAACTCCGCCGGCTCTACGGCGAGGCGAAGGACGAGGACAAGTCGATCTGCGTCTCGGCAGTGTTGAACCTGCTCAAGCTCGCGGGACCGGAGGAGCAGGCCTATTACCAGAAGCATCGCGCGGCCACGCCGAAGCGGGTGCAGAGCAAGCTCGGGGCGGAGCTCTGGCGGGGGCAGATCGAACACCCGCGGCAGTCGCCCGTGCTGAGCGACCTCTTCGGGGCTGCAGCGCCGGTCATCGGCCCGATGGCGATGCGCGCCAAGCGACACTTCGGCCTGCGCGCCACCGAGCAGCTCCACCCGGACAAGGACCAGCGGCTCTGGGCCCGCGCCTACCGCTACGCGGCGGAGGCTATCGGGCACGCGCCGGACGAGCTCTACGTGCGCGGAGACATGCAGGAGCCCCTCTCCCTCGTGTTGACGGGTGAGCAGGGGAAGGGGAGCACGGTGCTCTGGGTGAACCCGCTCGTGGTGAAGGAGGGGCGGACCGAGGGCGAGCTCACCTTCTGGTTCGGCAAGACTCTGGCGCTCCTGCGGCCGGAGCACGTGCTGGCGTTCGTGACCCCGGCGCCGGCGGTGCTGCGCGCCGTGGTCCTGGCGGCGGTGAAGCTGCTCGCACCGACGACGCGCGTTTCAGGCGACGTGGACTACATCCAGCGTCTCGTGGAGGTGCTGCGCACCGAGCTGGATCCGCGGCAACTCGAGGGCCTGGGGCACCGCACCGAGGAGCTGCGCGCGGCGGCCGCCGAGGGAGAGGTCGAGCGCTGGCTCCAGGCGGTGGACCTGTCCGCGTCGCGTGCGGCGCTGCTCCTCTCGGGAGACCTCGAGGCTGCGGCGCGGCTGCTGATCGACGAGGCGGCCCCGGCCGGGACTCTGCCGCCGAAGGAGCGCGTGGCCGAGCTGATGGCCTACGCCGTCAGCGAGGAGTACTTCAAGGCGCGAGAGCTCCTCGGGCTGAAGCTCGCCTAGCCGCGACGATCGGGGCGCGGTCCGGTGGGGGAGGGCCGCACGCGCGGGCACGTCATCGGCGCGGGTCGTACCAGGGCATGCCGTGCGTGCTCGGGCAGCGTGCGGGTGCGACGCCGAAGGCCTGGCAGATCTCGCGGGCCGCGGGCTTGCCGCGCGGGCAGTACTCGCGGCTTTGCGGGCCCCCCCAGCCGAACCAGTTCCAGAAGTAGACCCCTTCCAGATACGGCGCCCCGGCGAAGGCGCGCCGAAAGGCCGCGTAGCAGTCCCGCTGCTCGTCGAGGCCGAGCGGCTCCTTGAGCGACTCGAACCACGGCCGCGCGCTCGTCCCGCGCTGGCTGTGGTAGCCGAGCTCGGTGAGCACGATCGGCTTGCGGACGCGGGCCCAGAAGCGGCCGATGCGCGAGCGGAGCTCTCGCCAGGCGTGGGTGAGCCGGAGCAGCGAGGGCTGCCGTTCCGCGAGCCCGACGAGCTCGAAGTAGGCCGAGAGCCCGATCTGGTCCACGAGGTGCCAGATGGCGACGCGCTCGAAGTGGTCGTGGTTGGCCGAGTAGACGAGGCGGCCGCGGAAGGTGCGCCGCACCTCGGCGATGAGCGGCGCCCACCGGGCGGGTCGGGTGTCGAGCGAGGAGAGCTCGCTGCCGACGCAGAACGACTCGGCGCCTCCCCGTGCCGCGACCTGGGCGAGCTCGAGGATCAGCTTGCGGTAGTTGCGCCACCAGGCGTCGGGGTCCTGCGGGGCGAGGGCGCCGCGCCACTCGTCGGGCGTGACCTCGTACTCGAGGCGCAAGATGGGGAAGAGCAGCACGCGGAGGCCGAGGGCGCGGGCCTGGGAGAGGGTACGTAGGACGCGGTCCAGCGGAGGCGTGTAGCGGCTGTGCGCGCGGAGCTCGGTGGATCTCACGTCGTGCTGGTAGTAGGGGACGACGACCGAGACGTGGGTCGCGCCGGTCGCGCGGATCTCGCGCAGCAGGTAGCCGTAGTCGAGACCGGGGTCCTCGGCGAAGAGGCCGAGGGAGATGCCCCGCTCGGACCAGAGGGCGGGCGCCGAGTGGGCCTCGCGGGAGGCGGTGATGGCGGCCGAGGCGAGAAGGATCGAGGCGACGAGCAGTCCTCGGCTGTAGCGCACCTCTCGCGCTCCGCGCTCGGGTCGTTAGTTCGCGGCCTTGGCGTCCTTGGCCGTGGCGTCGGGGGTCTTGGCGTCTGCGGCCTTCGCGTCCGCCGCCTTGGCGTCTGCGGCCTTCGCGTCGGCCGCCTTGGCGTCCGCGGCCTTCGCGTCGGTGGTCTTGGCGTCACCCGACTTCGCGTCGCCGGCTTTTCCGTCGCCGGTCTTGGCGTCTGCGGCCTTGGCGTCGGCAGTAGCTCCGTCCTTGGTCCCGGCATCCTGCGTGGTCAGCTCGCAGCCGCCCGTGGGCTGACAGGTCCCGCCGGCCTGGCGGTCGGCCGCCTTGACGCAGCAGATCAGGCCGCTCTGGCAATCGCTGTCGAGCTGGCAGCGCTCGCCCTGGGCCTGCTTGCAGCCGGTGAGCCCGAGGGCAGAGAACAGCAGGGCGGCGACTAGCGTCACTCCTCGATGCATCGTGTCGATCCTCTCTCTTATTCGCCGAAGCTGACGTCGACGATCTCGTAGCGGCGGGTTCCGCCGGGTACCTTGACGGTGACCTCGTCCCCGACGGAGTGGTTGATGAGCGCGCGCGCGACCGGTGAGGAGATGGAGATCCGGCCGGCCTTCACGTCCGACTCGTCGTCTCCGACGATCGAGTAGCGGACCTCCTCCCCGGAGTCGATCTCGGCCAGCCGCACCGTGGCGCCGAAGATCACGCGGTCGCCCGATAGCTTGCTCGGGTCGATGACCTCCGCCTGGCCGATCTTGGCCTCGAGCTCGCGGATGCGTGCCTCGAGGAACCCCTGCCGCTCCTTCGCGGCGTGGTACTCGGCGTTT is part of the Deltaproteobacteria bacterium genome and encodes:
- the greA gene encoding transcription elongation factor GreA, whose translation is MTPQGLDRLRVELRECKAERPRLADTILEARELGDLSENAEYHAAKERQGFLEARIRELEAKIGQAEVIDPSKLSGDRVIFGATVRLAEIDSGEEVRYSIVGDDESDVKAGRISISSPVARALINHSVGDEVTVKVPGGTRRYEIVDVSFGE